From the Hylaeus volcanicus isolate JK05 chromosome 4, UHH_iyHylVolc1.0_haploid, whole genome shotgun sequence genome, one window contains:
- the LOC128875018 gene encoding protein kintoun isoform X1, producing MDAHETYRKDWEDLDVTKQELKTLTECLKKEEFRKLLVEYAEEVTDPENRKIYEKEITQLEKERNVDITFVRLDPGYVIKTSVNGDTKCFVNICKSDVVEKLSSQPVFEQGHRNLQWSIPHILIPPRDELDKKNVRCLVFDVMFHPDAIYLASRNAGFRDTINVTAIDSIESKFKMKLDRKNLRFPNIKYKGVPLSAVIRKPSKEPPKEKLDMEPEIYQKLMADYDRKREQQYNRVQKKPTRASPPVKYYQDKVNANEDTNSKYVTPKFSIKHQSDIELEDFSTSKTAKMNATVPKRLIIGIDLPLLKTTDDAVLDVQERYLTLKSEKPAKYLLELPLPYHVDADRGNAKFDPKYKKLVVTLPVIPPTVLVSDTREDSGVDSDSGSPVPLLHEDSLSSGSSNDCMPKLIEECETALTVATTQHENENFKECSDTALWTNSIENTDAFMDSSIIYSLPPFTCNIYDNQLAITVNVKNVNPDSISHRILQNNSGLHILLASIGAGFFPQHFSLCLEINEDSINPDSFTSEPWDNNVVFTVVLKNPDNLARYYVGVNEEFMEEKNFPTAVSFKNQLKELTAMEDAESEKDRTINVLTEDDGVVINITPNQLDSDNEVKHEFERSTQQQESQQQYGGTENRSVSECITDKTTDRTSGTFLKGILKSRRTHDFSRSVSGSSTDEYEMPSSIDCQYDSALDLNSESDWRSLKKKVRFNALVSRQIFRPEISILGHSKKHQRKLTTRLVDK from the exons ATGGACGCGCACGAGACGTACAGAAAAGATTGGGAGGATTTGGATGTGACCAAGCAAGAGCTGAAGACGTTAACAGAATGCTTGAAGAAGGAGGAATTTCGCAAATTGCTGGTCGAATATGCGGAAGAGGTGACCGATCCGGAGAATAGGAAGATCTACGAGAAAGAGATAACGCAGTTAGAAAAAGAACGGAACGTCGACATTACGTTTGTTCGCCTCGATCCTGGTTACGTCATAAAAACTAGCGTAAACGGAGACACGAAGTGTTTTGTGAATATTTGCAAGAGTGATGTCGTTGAGAAACTGAGCAGTCAACCTGTCTTCGAACAAGGTCATCGAAATTTACAATGGTCTATCCCTCACATCCTTATACCGCCTCGTGACGAACtcgataagaaaaatgtacgttGCCTGGTCTTCGACGTGATGTTCCATCCCGATGCGATTTACTTAGCGTCGAGAAACGCTGGATTTCGCGATACTATCAACGTCACGGCCATTGATAGCATAGAAAGCAAGTTCAAG ATGAAATTGGATAGGAAAAACCTCAGATTCCCAAACATCAAGTACAAGGGTGTACCTCTTTCAGCAGTTATAAGAAAGCCTTCCAAGGAACCACCGAAAGAGAAATTGGATATGGAGCCCGAGATATACCAGAAATTGATGGCAGATTATGATAGGAAAAGAGAACAACAATATAACCGTGTACAGAAGAAGCCAACACGTGCATCACCGCCTGTTAAATATTACCAAGATAAAGTGAATGCAAATGAAGACACAAATAGCAAATATGTTACACCTAAGTTTTCCATAAAACATCAGTCTGACATAGAACTGGAAGATTTTAGTACTAGTAAAACAGCAAAAATGAATGCCACTGTACCTAAAAGATTAATCATAGGCATAGATTTACCATTACTGAAAACTACAGATGATGCTGTCTTAGATGTACAGGAACGGTACCTTACCTTAAAGAGTGAAAAGCCAGCAAAGTATTTATTAGAACTTCCATTGCCCTATCACGTGGATGCTGACAGGGGTAATGCTAAGTTTGATCCGAAATACAAGAAACTAGTGGTAACACTACCAGTCATACCACCAACGGTACTTGTATCAGATACTAGAGAGGACAGTGGTGTTGATAGCGACTCTGGTAGTCCTGTACCACTGTTACACGAAGATTCACTTAGCAGTGGTTCCTCGAATGACTGCATGCCAAAGTTAATAGAAGAATGTGAAACAGCGCTCACAGTTGCAACAACAcaacatgaaaatgaaaatttcaaagagtGTAGCGATACAGCATTATGGACTAATAGTATAGAGAACACGGATGCATTTATGGATTCCAGCATTATATATTCACTGCCACCATTTACTTGTAATATATATGATAATCAGTTAGCAATCACTGTAAATGTGAAAAATGTGAATCCAGATTCCATATCCCATAGAATTTTGCAAAACAATTCAGGATTACACATTTTACTAGCATCTATAGGCGCGGGTTTTTTTCCGCAACATTTTTCGCTATGTttagaaattaacgaagattCTATAAATCCCGATTCTTTTACGAGCGAACCATGGGATAATAACGTTGTCTTTACGGTCGTGTTAAAGAACCCTGATAATTTAGCGCGATATTATGTCGGAGTTAACGAAGAGTTcatggaagaaaaaaattttcctaCAGCTGTATCTTTCAAGAACCAGCTAAAAGAATTAACG GCCATGGAAGACGCAGAATCGGAAAAGGACCGAACAATTAACGTACTAACTGAGGATGATGGtgttgttataaatattacccCGAATCAACTAGATTCCGACAATGAAGTTAAACATGAATTTGAAAGATCAACGCAACAGCAAGAAAGTCAACAACAATATGGCGGAACAGAGAATAGATCTGTTTCAGAATGCATCACAGATAAAACGACTGACAGAACTTCAGGTACATTTTTGAAAGGTATACTGAAGTCACGTCGCACTCATGATTTTTCGCGTTCAGTATCCGGATCCAGTACCGACGAATACGAAATGCCATCGTCCATCGATTGTCAGTATGATTCCGCACTAGATTTAAATTCCGAATCGGATTGGCGAagcttaaagaaaaaagtacgGTTCAACGCGTTAGTGAGCCGACAGATATTTAG gCCTGAGATCAGCATTCTTGGTCACAGTAAAAAGCATCAACGTAAGTTAACAACTAGGCTAGTGGACAAGTAG
- the LOC128875018 gene encoding protein kintoun isoform X2, translated as MDAHETYRKDWEDLDVTKQELKTLTECLKKEEFRKLLVEYAEEVTDPENRKIYEKEITQLEKERNVDITFVRLDPGYVIKTSVNGDTKCFVNICKSDVVEKLSSQPVFEQGHRNLQWSIPHILIPPRDELDKKNVRCLVFDVMFHPDAIYLASRNAGFRDTINVTAIDSIESKFKMKLDRKNLRFPNIKYKGVPLSAVIRKPSKEPPKEKLDMEPEIYQKLMADYDRKREQQYNRVQKKPTRASPPVKYYQDKVNANEDTNSKYVTPKFSIKHQSDIELEDFSTSKTAKMNATVPKRLIIGIDLPLLKTTDDAVLDVQERYLTLKSEKPAKYLLELPLPYHVDADRGNAKFDPKYKKLVVTLPVIPPTVLVSDTREDSGVDSDSGSPVPLLHEDSLSSGSSNDCMPKLIEECETALTVATTQHENENFKECSDTALWTNSIENTDAFMDSSIIYSLPPFTCNIYDNQLAITVNVKNVNPDSISHRILQNNSGLHILLASIGAGFFPQHFSLCLEINEDSINPDSFTSEPWDNNVVFTVVLKNPDNLARYYVGVNEEFMEEKNFPTAVSFKNQLKELTAMEDAESEKDRTINVLTEDDGVVINITPNQLDSDNEVKHEFERSTQQQESQQQYGGTENRSVSECITDKTTDRTSVSGSSTDEYEMPSSIDCQYDSALDLNSESDWRSLKKKVRFNALVSRQIFRPEISILGHSKKHQRKLTTRLVDK; from the exons ATGGACGCGCACGAGACGTACAGAAAAGATTGGGAGGATTTGGATGTGACCAAGCAAGAGCTGAAGACGTTAACAGAATGCTTGAAGAAGGAGGAATTTCGCAAATTGCTGGTCGAATATGCGGAAGAGGTGACCGATCCGGAGAATAGGAAGATCTACGAGAAAGAGATAACGCAGTTAGAAAAAGAACGGAACGTCGACATTACGTTTGTTCGCCTCGATCCTGGTTACGTCATAAAAACTAGCGTAAACGGAGACACGAAGTGTTTTGTGAATATTTGCAAGAGTGATGTCGTTGAGAAACTGAGCAGTCAACCTGTCTTCGAACAAGGTCATCGAAATTTACAATGGTCTATCCCTCACATCCTTATACCGCCTCGTGACGAACtcgataagaaaaatgtacgttGCCTGGTCTTCGACGTGATGTTCCATCCCGATGCGATTTACTTAGCGTCGAGAAACGCTGGATTTCGCGATACTATCAACGTCACGGCCATTGATAGCATAGAAAGCAAGTTCAAG ATGAAATTGGATAGGAAAAACCTCAGATTCCCAAACATCAAGTACAAGGGTGTACCTCTTTCAGCAGTTATAAGAAAGCCTTCCAAGGAACCACCGAAAGAGAAATTGGATATGGAGCCCGAGATATACCAGAAATTGATGGCAGATTATGATAGGAAAAGAGAACAACAATATAACCGTGTACAGAAGAAGCCAACACGTGCATCACCGCCTGTTAAATATTACCAAGATAAAGTGAATGCAAATGAAGACACAAATAGCAAATATGTTACACCTAAGTTTTCCATAAAACATCAGTCTGACATAGAACTGGAAGATTTTAGTACTAGTAAAACAGCAAAAATGAATGCCACTGTACCTAAAAGATTAATCATAGGCATAGATTTACCATTACTGAAAACTACAGATGATGCTGTCTTAGATGTACAGGAACGGTACCTTACCTTAAAGAGTGAAAAGCCAGCAAAGTATTTATTAGAACTTCCATTGCCCTATCACGTGGATGCTGACAGGGGTAATGCTAAGTTTGATCCGAAATACAAGAAACTAGTGGTAACACTACCAGTCATACCACCAACGGTACTTGTATCAGATACTAGAGAGGACAGTGGTGTTGATAGCGACTCTGGTAGTCCTGTACCACTGTTACACGAAGATTCACTTAGCAGTGGTTCCTCGAATGACTGCATGCCAAAGTTAATAGAAGAATGTGAAACAGCGCTCACAGTTGCAACAACAcaacatgaaaatgaaaatttcaaagagtGTAGCGATACAGCATTATGGACTAATAGTATAGAGAACACGGATGCATTTATGGATTCCAGCATTATATATTCACTGCCACCATTTACTTGTAATATATATGATAATCAGTTAGCAATCACTGTAAATGTGAAAAATGTGAATCCAGATTCCATATCCCATAGAATTTTGCAAAACAATTCAGGATTACACATTTTACTAGCATCTATAGGCGCGGGTTTTTTTCCGCAACATTTTTCGCTATGTttagaaattaacgaagattCTATAAATCCCGATTCTTTTACGAGCGAACCATGGGATAATAACGTTGTCTTTACGGTCGTGTTAAAGAACCCTGATAATTTAGCGCGATATTATGTCGGAGTTAACGAAGAGTTcatggaagaaaaaaattttcctaCAGCTGTATCTTTCAAGAACCAGCTAAAAGAATTAACG GCCATGGAAGACGCAGAATCGGAAAAGGACCGAACAATTAACGTACTAACTGAGGATGATGGtgttgttataaatattacccCGAATCAACTAGATTCCGACAATGAAGTTAAACATGAATTTGAAAGATCAACGCAACAGCAAGAAAGTCAACAACAATATGGCGGAACAGAGAATAGATCTGTTTCAGAATGCATCACAGATAAAACGACTGACAGAACTTCAG TATCCGGATCCAGTACCGACGAATACGAAATGCCATCGTCCATCGATTGTCAGTATGATTCCGCACTAGATTTAAATTCCGAATCGGATTGGCGAagcttaaagaaaaaagtacgGTTCAACGCGTTAGTGAGCCGACAGATATTTAG gCCTGAGATCAGCATTCTTGGTCACAGTAAAAAGCATCAACGTAAGTTAACAACTAGGCTAGTGGACAAGTAG